In Candidatus Poribacteria bacterium, the genomic window GCTCCAGCCGGGCGACATCATCTACCGCGCCGACGGAAAGCTGTTGCGCGACGACCTGTTTCTCTACGACAGGATTCTGGACGACTATGTCGGCAGCACGGTCGCGATGGAAGTGTACCGCAATGGAGAGTTGCTCCGACTCGACGTGCCGGTGTTCGATCTGGAGACCGGCAAGCTCCGCCGGTTCGCCCGATTCGCCGGAGGAATCTTCCACGACCTCAGCCTGAACCTGAGACACCAGATTCACATCGAGGGGGACGGCGGGTTCATGCCGTTCGCCGTCGCCGGCAGCAGTTTCTCACGGGCAGGCGTACGCGACCGAAACGGCAATTCGAAGGTGCTCATCATTGAGCTGAACGGCGTGCCGGTCAGGAGCCTCGACGACCTGGTGAACGCCGCGCGGACCATCCCCAGCGGGCTGCATACCTACGTAGTCGCCCACGACTACAACCTGTACGACAGTTCCGCCAAGCCACGGAGCCTGACCCTGAACCTTCAGTACGGTCCACTGGAGGTGTTCACCTGGGACGAACCGACGCTCGACTGGGTTCCAGAAGGCGAACCCGCGTCTCAGAGCGGCGATCCGACGAGCCGCTGATACGCTTCTCGGTAGCGAGCGCTGGTTCCCGCGACGACCTCGTCGGTGAGGGGAGGAGCCGGAGGCTGCTTGCCCCAGTCGAGCGTCTCTAGGTAGTCGCGGACATACTGCTTGTCGAAGCTGGCTTGGCTTCTGCCCGGAGCGTAGTCGTCTACGGGCCAGAAACGCGAGGAATCCGGCGTCAGGACTTCGTCGATCAGGATGAGCTCGCCGTTCCGGTATCCGAACTCGAACTTCGTGTCGGCGATAATGATGCCCCGCTCGAGGGCGTAGGCAGCGGCGCGCTCATACACGGCGATGCTGGTGCGCTGGAGGGCGTCGGTCACCTCGTCGCCGACCAGTTCGCGCATCCGCTCGACCGATATGTTCTCGTCGTGACCTGAGTCCTCTTTGGTCGCCGGAGTGAAGATCGACTCGGGCAGTCGGTCGGACTCGCGAAGCCCCGATGGCAGCCGAGCGCCGCAGACGGTTCCGCTCGCGCGGTACTCGCGCCATCCGGAGCCGCTCAGGTAGCCACGAACGACGCACTCGCTATCGACGCGCTGCGCCCGATGGACGAGCATCGAGCGCCCCTCGAGCTGGTCCGCGTATTGGCGCGCGACTGGTGGGAAGTCGGCGATCCGCGTGCTGATCAGATGGTTCGGCACGATATCCCCGATGAGACCGAACCAGAACTCCGAGAGCGCGGTCAGGGTTCTGCCCTTGTCGGGTATGGCGTTCGGCAGCACGCAGTCGAATGCCGAGATGCGATCCGTGGCAACGATGAGGAGTTGGGCGCCCAGGTCATACACGTCCCGCACCTTGCCACGATGCGCGAGCTTCAGGTCCGGGCAACTGGACTCGAGGACGATACGCGCCATGCGATCCTCCATGTTCTGTTGATGCCTTCGGCAGCCTCAGCCGACCTCTTCGTTCTCGCCATCGTCAGCCATGACCGGTTTGACGAGCAGCCTTTTGCCGGTGAACTTCGCTTCGACGGTGTCGTACCCCTGGAAGTACTGACGCCACGCCTCGTGGCGGAACAGATCGCCCCCGAACCGAATCGTGATGCCCTCCCCGTCGAAGCGCACATCGCCGATGAATCGGTCGCGCTCCGTGTCGATGCGCGCACGTCGGTGGTCCGTCATCCAGCCTGGGGTCGCCATCGGATCGAATGTGTCGCCGTTCATCGGGACGAAAACGACGTGCCGGTCGATGAGCTTCTGCCGCAGCGTTTGCAGGGCTCGCGGCTCGCCATGAACCAATACGATGTTTGTTGGGTTCATGTAGCTGACCTGCTGGCAGAGCTGCACCTGATCGGCATGTGCGGACAGGTTGTACTTGGCGACGCGGCACAGCACAGGAACCGTTTCGTCGTCGATGCGGAGCGAGTCGCCCGTCTGCAGCTCCAGGAGCCGACGCCCGGGGGCTTCTTCGTCCTGATAGCCGGTGATGAAGATCGCGTTCTTCGGGTCCGCGGAGAGGACGCGCGCATAATATGCGCTGGGTCCGCCGACCAGCATGCCCGATGACGCAATGATACACCGAGGCGATGCCGTGAAGAGCGAGATCCGCTCCGACGGCAGGACGCGAGTCACCTCCGGGATGCTTTTCTGCGGGCGGCTCCAGAAGACGTGTTGTCGCGAGTTGCGTACGAAGTTGCGCAGACGGTCCGGCAGGTAGTCCAGGAGCTCCGTGTATGCGTCGCAGATCGAGCGGACCATTCCGTCCACACAGATCGGGAACACGGGAATCAAGCCGCTCATCATCGCGGATTTCAGGATGAGGATGATCTCCTGCGCGCGTCCCAACGCGAAACTGGGGATGAGCACGGTTCCGCCAGACTGGACGACCTCCGCGACGTCTCGTGCGAGCTTCTGCTCCTGCTCCTTGCGACCGTCGTGGATGCCGTCGCCGTACGTCCCTTCGAGGATGAGGATGTCCGGCTGGAAGAAGTCCACGGGCGTCATGCCGGCGACCGTGCGCTGCGTCGCCACGGAGA contains:
- a CDS encoding phosphoribosylaminoimidazolesuccinocarboxamide synthase, which produces MARIVLESSCPDLKLAHRGKVRDVYDLGAQLLIVATDRISAFDCVLPNAIPDKGRTLTALSEFWFGLIGDIVPNHLISTRIADFPPVARQYADQLEGRSMLVHRAQRVDSECVVRGYLSGSGWREYRASGTVCGARLPSGLRESDRLPESIFTPATKEDSGHDENISVERMRELVGDEVTDALQRTSIAVYERAAAYALERGIIIADTKFEFGYRNGELILIDEVLTPDSSRFWPVDDYAPGRSQASFDKQYVRDYLETLDWGKQPPAPPLTDEVVAGTSARYREAYQRLVGSPL
- a CDS encoding MBL fold metallo-hydrolase yields the protein MHYTALGGAFEVGASCHLLQLAGRSILIDAGLRPNQRGESSLPDLDKLSALTGERLDLILLSHAHIDHTGALPIVHSLYPGTPVVTTPPTRVIVDILLRDTIRIMQKQSEESAEFPLFDQEDVESALFALRVEEFNTWFEPIDGVRCYFHRSGHIVGAASILIETSEARVVYSGDISVATQRTVAGMTPVDFFQPDILILEGTYGDGIHDGRKEQEQKLARDVAEVVQSGGTVLIPSFALGRAQEIILILKSAMMSGLIPVFPICVDGMVRSICDAYTELLDYLPDRLRNFVRNSRQHVFWSRPQKSIPEVTRVLPSERISLFTASPRCIIASSGMLVGGPSAYYARVLSADPKNAIFITGYQDEEAPGRRLLELQTGDSLRIDDETVPVLCRVAKYNLSAHADQVQLCQQVSYMNPTNIVLVHGEPRALQTLRQKLIDRHVVFVPMNGDTFDPMATPGWMTDHRRARIDTERDRFIGDVRFDGEGITIRFGGDLFRHEAWRQYFQGYDTVEAKFTGKRLLVKPVMADDGENEEVG